In one Mesorhizobium australicum genomic region, the following are encoded:
- the groL gene encoding chaperonin GroEL (60 kDa chaperone family; promotes refolding of misfolded polypeptides especially under stressful conditions; forms two stacked rings of heptamers to form a barrel-shaped 14mer; ends can be capped by GroES; misfolded proteins enter the barrel where they are refolded when GroES binds): MAAKEVKFHSDAREKMLRGVDILANAVKVTLGPKGRNVVIDKSFGAPRITKDGVTVAKEIELEDKFENMGAQMVREVASKTNDLAGDGTTTATVLAQAIVKEGAKAVASGMNPMDLKRGIDKAVDAVVAELKANARKISKNDEIAQVGTISANGDAEIGRFLAEAMQKVGNEGVITVEEAKTADTELEVVEGMQFDRGYLSPYFITNQDKMRVELDEPYVLIHEKKLGNLQAMLPVLEAVVQSGKPLLIIAEDVEGEALATLVVNKLRGGLKVAAVKAPGFGDRRKAMLEDIAILTGGTAISEDLGVKLENVTLAMLGRAKKVVIEKENTTVVDGAGSKAEIDGRVKQIKAQIEETTSDYDREKLQERLAKLAGGVAVIRVGGATEVEVKEKKDRVDDALHATRAAVEEGILPGGGVALLRAARALDGVAADNPDQKTGIDIVRRAIEAPVRQIAENAGAEGSIIVGKLREESDFGWGWNAQTNEFGDLYGQGVIDPAKVVRTALQDAASVAGLLVTTEAMIAEKSKKEAAPAMPAGGMDF, encoded by the coding sequence ATGGCTGCCAAGGAAGTGAAGTTCCATTCCGACGCGCGCGAGAAGATGCTGCGCGGCGTCGATATCCTCGCCAACGCCGTGAAGGTGACGCTCGGCCCGAAGGGACGCAACGTCGTCATCGACAAGTCGTTCGGCGCTCCGCGCATCACCAAGGACGGCGTGACCGTGGCCAAGGAAATCGAGCTTGAGGACAAGTTCGAGAACATGGGCGCGCAGATGGTGCGCGAGGTCGCGTCGAAGACGAACGATCTCGCCGGCGACGGCACGACCACCGCCACTGTGCTCGCCCAGGCTATCGTGAAGGAAGGCGCCAAAGCCGTCGCGTCGGGCATGAACCCGATGGACCTGAAACGCGGCATCGACAAGGCGGTAGACGCGGTCGTCGCCGAGCTCAAGGCCAATGCGCGCAAGATCTCGAAGAACGACGAGATCGCGCAGGTCGGCACCATCTCCGCGAACGGCGATGCCGAGATCGGCCGCTTCCTGGCCGAGGCGATGCAGAAGGTCGGCAATGAGGGCGTCATCACGGTCGAGGAGGCCAAGACCGCAGACACGGAGCTCGAAGTCGTCGAAGGCATGCAGTTCGACCGCGGCTACCTCTCGCCCTACTTCATCACCAACCAGGACAAGATGCGCGTCGAGCTCGATGAGCCCTATGTGCTGATCCACGAGAAGAAGCTCGGCAATCTGCAGGCCATGCTGCCGGTGCTCGAAGCGGTGGTGCAGTCGGGCAAGCCGCTGCTGATCATCGCCGAGGACGTCGAGGGCGAGGCGCTTGCAACGTTGGTCGTCAACAAGCTGCGCGGTGGGCTGAAGGTCGCCGCCGTCAAGGCTCCCGGCTTCGGCGACCGTCGCAAGGCCATGCTCGAAGACATTGCGATCCTCACCGGCGGCACGGCGATCAGCGAGGATCTCGGCGTCAAGCTGGAGAACGTGACTCTCGCCATGCTCGGCCGCGCCAAGAAAGTGGTCATCGAGAAGGAGAACACGACGGTCGTCGATGGCGCCGGCTCGAAGGCCGAGATCGACGGGCGCGTCAAGCAGATCAAGGCGCAGATCGAGGAGACCACCTCCGACTACGACCGCGAGAAGCTGCAGGAGCGTCTGGCGAAGCTCGCGGGCGGCGTTGCTGTGATCCGCGTCGGTGGCGCCACGGAAGTCGAGGTCAAGGAGAAGAAGGATCGAGTCGACGATGCGCTGCATGCCACCCGTGCGGCGGTCGAGGAAGGCATCCTGCCCGGCGGTGGCGTGGCTCTGCTGCGCGCGGCCAGGGCGCTGGACGGCGTTGCGGCGGACAACCCCGACCAGAAGACCGGCATCGACATCGTGCGCCGGGCGATCGAGGCTCCGGTGCGTCAGATCGCCGAGAATGCCGGTGCCGAAGGATCGATCATCGTCGGCAAGTTGCGTGAGGAGTCCGACTTCGGCTGGGGTTGGAACGCCCAGACCAACGAGTTCGGCGACCTCTACGGTCAGGGCGTGATCGATCCCGCCAAGGTCGTACGCACCGCGCTGCAGGACGCGGCTTCAGTCGCCGGCCTGCTGGTCACCACGGAGGCGATGATCGCCGAGAAGTCGAAGAAGGAAGCGGCGCCTGCCATGCCCGCCGGCGGCATGGACTTCTGA
- a CDS encoding co-chaperone GroES, which yields MKFRPLHDRILVRRIEAEEKTAGGIIIPDTAKEKPSEGEVIAVGPGARDEAGKLVDLDVKVGDRILFGKWSGTEIRLDGEDLLIMKESDVMGVIEQAVAFKKAA from the coding sequence ATGAAGTTCCGTCCATTGCACGACCGCATCCTGGTCCGGCGCATCGAGGCCGAGGAGAAGACCGCGGGCGGCATCATCATTCCCGACACCGCGAAAGAAAAGCCGAGCGAGGGCGAAGTGATCGCCGTCGGACCCGGCGCCCGCGACGAAGCCGGAAAGCTCGTCGATCTCGATGTGAAGGTCGGCGACCGCATTCTGTTCGGCAAGTGGTCCGGCACGGAGATCAGGCTCGACGGCGAGGACCTGCTCATCATGAAGGAAAGCGACGTGATGGGTGTCATCGAGCAGGCCGTGGCCTTCAAGAAGGCGGCCTGA
- a CDS encoding usg protein, giving the protein MVSKEFRLQMEGYGLTTAEIHYHLPDHPSLLQLYVWQDYDLAPQFPELRGFLNYWTETLEGALHSVRVAHHRLIQPSEWRAVDGIISVH; this is encoded by the coding sequence ATGGTCAGCAAGGAATTCCGGCTCCAGATGGAAGGCTACGGCCTCACGACAGCGGAGATCCATTACCACCTTCCCGATCACCCAAGCCTGCTTCAGCTTTATGTCTGGCAGGATTACGATCTGGCGCCGCAGTTTCCAGAACTGCGCGGCTTCCTCAACTACTGGACGGAAACGCTGGAAGGCGCGCTGCACTCGGTCAGGGTCGCGCACCACCGGCTCATACAACCGTCCGAATGGCGGGCGGTGGACGGCATCATCTCGGTTCACTGA
- a CDS encoding M23 family metallopeptidase gives MFFVVVILLVVCIGLPLFYAWRIWRLDEPSILGWLLVVVDACVFVALIILVGRWDIAGYYLQFVLLAVLAVSILASLIVHVRRPFAPSDRRAFFRQRIPTVVSLAAFGAAIVYVVSGTVPPNQARDLAFPLRDGRFVVGQGGGVTLLNKHASHDAQRFAADITAIGQAGFRASGILPDDLDRYEIFGKPVVSPCAGSVTRVVTGLPDLTPPNADPDNLAGNLVVLLCDGLQVELAHLQEGSVSVEAGQQVSAGDPIGRVGNSGNTTEPHLHIHAVDPETNAGVPITFDGRFPFRNSVF, from the coding sequence ATGTTCTTCGTTGTGGTCATCCTGCTGGTCGTCTGCATCGGACTTCCGCTGTTCTACGCCTGGCGCATCTGGCGCCTGGACGAGCCTTCGATTCTCGGCTGGCTGCTCGTCGTTGTCGACGCGTGCGTGTTCGTCGCGCTCATCATCCTCGTCGGTCGCTGGGACATAGCGGGCTACTATCTGCAGTTCGTGCTGTTGGCCGTTCTTGCGGTTTCGATCCTCGCTTCCCTGATCGTCCATGTCCGGCGTCCCTTTGCGCCAAGTGATAGACGAGCGTTCTTTCGGCAGCGCATTCCCACGGTTGTGTCACTGGCTGCCTTCGGGGCTGCCATTGTGTATGTTGTCAGCGGCACAGTGCCGCCCAACCAGGCCAGGGACCTTGCCTTCCCGCTCCGCGACGGGCGTTTCGTTGTCGGCCAGGGCGGCGGCGTCACGCTGCTCAACAAGCATGCCAGCCATGACGCGCAGCGTTTCGCCGCCGACATCACCGCGATCGGGCAAGCGGGGTTCCGTGCATCAGGAATCCTTCCGGACGATCTCGATCGCTACGAGATCTTCGGCAAGCCGGTGGTAAGTCCTTGCGCTGGAAGCGTCACCCGCGTCGTGACAGGACTTCCGGACCTGACGCCGCCGAATGCGGACCCGGACAACCTGGCCGGAAACCTCGTGGTGCTTCTGTGCGATGGGCTGCAGGTCGAACTCGCACATCTGCAGGAGGGCAGCGTCAGCGTGGAGGCCGGTCAGCAGGTCAGTGCCGGCGATCCGATCGGCCGGGTTGGAAACTCCGGCAATACGACCGAGCCACATCTGCACATCCATGCCGTTGATCCCGAGACGAATGCGGGCGTGCCGATCACGTTCGACGGACGATTTCCTTTCCGCAACAGCGTCTTCTGA
- a CDS encoding VOC family protein codes for MLDHTGIVVSDLAKARLFYDAIADTLGLATKSNSPESFLFGRSAEEPIPYLWIGTTRPSYWAEGSRAGLNQMHIAFVAPSKEAVDAFHSAAIAAGGRDNGAPGPREGAGDYYGAFVLDPDGNNIEACVRGAAAG; via the coding sequence ATGCTCGATCACACAGGCATAGTGGTCTCCGACCTCGCAAAGGCGCGCCTCTTCTATGACGCGATAGCCGACACGCTTGGCCTGGCCACCAAAAGCAACAGCCCGGAATCGTTCCTGTTCGGTCGTAGCGCCGAGGAGCCGATTCCCTATCTCTGGATCGGGACGACCCGTCCATCCTATTGGGCCGAAGGGTCGCGGGCCGGCCTGAACCAGATGCACATCGCCTTCGTTGCGCCGAGCAAGGAGGCCGTGGACGCATTTCATAGCGCTGCGATCGCGGCAGGCGGCCGCGACAATGGCGCACCCGGTCCGCGAGAAGGCGCCGGTGACTACTACGGAGCATTCGTTCTCGATCCGGACGGCAACAACATCGAGGCCTGCGTCCGTGGTGCCGCGGCAGGCTGA
- a CDS encoding VOC family protein — translation MFKPEGHNSLSPYLIVDDAQATLDFIKAVFDTEPELIHRAEGDAIAHAEIRIDDTILMVGQWKGSGSVAHIHVYVPDVRTSFELARQAGGKPVQEPVRKDDPDLRGGIVDPSGTTWWLSTRQE, via the coding sequence ATGTTCAAACCAGAAGGTCACAATAGCCTTTCGCCGTATCTGATCGTCGACGATGCCCAGGCAACGCTCGACTTTATCAAGGCAGTTTTCGACACCGAGCCGGAGCTCATCCACCGCGCAGAAGGTGATGCCATAGCCCATGCCGAAATACGAATTGACGACACGATCCTAATGGTGGGTCAGTGGAAAGGGAGCGGCAGCGTCGCTCATATCCATGTTTATGTTCCCGATGTTCGGACTAGCTTTGAGCTTGCCCGACAGGCCGGGGGCAAGCCCGTGCAGGAGCCGGTGAGAAAAGACGATCCTGATTTGCGTGGTGGGATCGTAGATCCGTCAGGAACTACGTGGTGGTTATCGACCAGGCAGGAGTAA
- a CDS encoding PAS domain S-box protein, whose product MDETKRLSLLKRYDILDTPPEAAFDHIVDIVARILDMPFSLVSFVDEARVWFKARHGMQDNEIVRLPGFCASAIEQDGPWFINDAATDPVCARHPWVTGDAQVRSYAGIPLKVPEGPCLGMLCAMDTKPRCLAAREREMLSELAALVVDKLISRSASKAALWEKDVAVGVAGELADQSRLLTAMVQSSQDAIITKDLAGRITSWNTAAERMFGFAEAEMMGQSGLRIIPSDRHAEEAFVLSSIADGQSVNHYETVRQHRSGRQIPISITVSPIRDDQDRVIGASKIIRDITDQKDSQSRIKALMKEVNHRVKNQYAIILSMLRQTGRTTQNQAEFEGRIRERIMALSRSHDLLVNTDWRGTTIEELVASQIEPFANRERVSSGGPPVLLSPSAAQYLGMALHELSIHSAEHGAMAQGDGLVDIRWSIDERDDGPWLRLSWDELDGPDVSHIVEGGFAQTILQRMAPDAVSGRGRIDSADGHLTWTIDAPLNSLS is encoded by the coding sequence ATGGACGAGACCAAACGACTGAGCCTTCTCAAGCGGTACGACATCCTCGACACTCCACCGGAGGCCGCGTTCGACCACATCGTCGACATCGTCGCCCGAATTCTGGACATGCCGTTCTCGCTCGTATCGTTCGTCGATGAGGCCAGGGTCTGGTTCAAGGCGCGTCATGGCATGCAGGATAACGAGATCGTGCGACTGCCTGGCTTCTGCGCGTCCGCGATCGAACAGGACGGTCCCTGGTTCATTAACGATGCAGCGACCGATCCTGTTTGCGCGAGGCACCCTTGGGTCACAGGCGACGCGCAGGTTCGTTCCTACGCAGGTATCCCCCTCAAAGTGCCGGAGGGGCCTTGTCTCGGCATGCTCTGCGCCATGGACACGAAGCCGAGATGCCTCGCAGCACGCGAGCGTGAGATGCTCAGCGAACTGGCCGCACTCGTTGTCGACAAGCTGATCTCGCGGTCGGCTTCGAAGGCTGCGCTCTGGGAGAAGGACGTGGCGGTTGGCGTTGCAGGAGAGTTGGCAGACCAGAGCAGGCTGCTCACGGCCATGGTTCAATCCTCACAGGACGCGATCATCACCAAGGATCTGGCAGGCAGGATCACGTCCTGGAATACTGCCGCTGAGCGCATGTTCGGCTTCGCCGAGGCCGAGATGATGGGTCAATCGGGTCTTCGCATTATCCCGTCCGACCGTCACGCCGAGGAGGCCTTCGTGTTGTCTTCGATTGCCGACGGGCAGTCCGTCAATCATTATGAGACCGTTCGACAGCACCGGAGCGGTCGGCAGATCCCGATTTCGATCACCGTTTCGCCGATTAGGGACGACCAGGACCGGGTAATCGGCGCTTCAAAGATAATCCGAGACATCACGGATCAAAAGGACAGCCAGAGCCGGATCAAAGCGCTCATGAAAGAGGTCAACCATCGGGTCAAGAACCAGTACGCCATCATCCTGTCCATGCTTCGTCAGACCGGCAGGACGACGCAGAATCAAGCTGAGTTTGAAGGCAGGATCCGTGAACGCATCATGGCGCTCTCGCGCTCGCACGACCTGTTGGTGAATACAGACTGGCGAGGCACGACGATCGAAGAACTCGTCGCGTCACAGATCGAACCTTTCGCTAACCGGGAGCGGGTTTCTTCCGGAGGGCCCCCGGTCCTCCTGTCACCGTCGGCGGCCCAGTATCTGGGCATGGCCTTGCACGAGCTCTCCATCCACTCGGCAGAACACGGAGCGATGGCGCAGGGCGATGGACTGGTGGACATCCGCTGGTCGATTGATGAACGCGACGATGGGCCTTGGCTTCGTCTGTCATGGGACGAGTTGGACGGGCCGGACGTGAGTCATATTGTTGAAGGCGGATTTGCGCAGACTATCCTTCAACGGATGGCCCCCGACGCCGTAAGCGGGCGAGGCCGCATTGACTCTGCTGACGGTCATCTGACCTGGACGATCGACGCCCCGCTCAACAGCCTATCCTAA